A stretch of Henckelia pumila isolate YLH828 chromosome 4, ASM3356847v2, whole genome shotgun sequence DNA encodes these proteins:
- the LOC140861479 gene encoding uncharacterized protein, which produces MKRIFLEKYFPASRAANIRKKTYGIKQYTGESLHEYWEQFKKLYAASGGVFMDKTPIQARNLIENMAVNFRNLEPTEVIMHPRKIARFVEFALQRDMQLTRVPHFKRDLLSKLMQQEDFKGHHREIMILNRIHTIQETRASIQNLNTQVGQLATAINMLEAQNSSSLPSQTMVNPKENNEDEDKSKVEENELNHEDTPRGKFPPLSEYKPVAPFPLALKESRKVEGIKGLYETFRRCEGWQKVELGEQVSAIIQRQVPTKCKDPEPLNETEIVIQMADRSTIHPRGVLEDVFVQVGNLVFSADFYVHDIKNNDLNSPILLGRSFLKTSKSIIDVNNDTLTMEFDGEIVKFHIFDTLKIPSCESVVNHTDVNDHLSQEHMKDVNEGKLKEAPQTKSKIPPDRAKGMPKEKGRSSQETGISRNQSRTSIDRK; this is translated from the exons ATGAAGAGGATCTTcctggaaaaatatttcccagCTTCCAGAGCAGCAAATATCAGGAAGAAAACATATGGGATCAAGCAATATACAGGGGAATCActtcatgaatactgggagcaaTTCAAAAAGCTAT atgcggccagtggaggagttttcaTGGACAAAACTCCAATCCAAGCAAGGAATTTGATCGAGAATATGGCTGTCAATTTTCGCAATTTGGAACCAACAGAAGTGATTATGCACCCAAGAAAAATagcgag GTTTGTGGAATTTGCACTGCAAAGGGACATGCAACTGACacgtgtcccacacttcaagagggATCTACTGAGCAAGTTAATGCAGCAGGAGGATTTCAAGGGCCACCACAGAGAAATTATGATCCTTAATCGAATACATACAAtccag gaaactcgagcaagtatccaaaacttgaacactCAAGTGGGGCAGTTGGCAACTGCCATTAACATGTTGGAGGCACAAAATTCTAGCAGCTTACCATCACAGACAATGGTGAATCCAAAGGAGAAT AACGAAGATGAGGATAAATCCAAGGTAGAGGAGAATGAGCTTAATCATGAAGACacaccaagaggtaagtttcctcctctTTCTGAGTATAAACCTGTAGCCCCTTTTCCCCTGGCATTGAAAGAGTCTAGGAAGGTTGAAGGAATTAAGGGTTtgtatgaaacttttcgtagatgtgag GGATGGCAAAAAGTAGAACTGGGAGAACAGGTTTCTGCTATCATTCAAAGACAGGTacctacaaaatgcaaggatccag AACCTTTGAATGAAACTGAAATTGTTATCCAgatggctgatagatctactaTTCATCCTAGGGGTGTGTTAGAGGATGTTTTTGTGCAAGTTGGTAATTTGGTCTTTTCTGCTGATTTCTATGTGcatgatataaaaaataatgatttgaatagtccaATTTTGTTAGGAAGatcatttttgaaaacttcgaAATCTATCATAGATGTTAACAATGACACTCTCACTATGGAGTTTGATGGGGAGATTGTtaagtttcatatttttgataccctgaAAATTCCTAgttgtgaaagtgttgttaacCATACTGATGTCAATGATCACTTGTCACAAGAGCACATGAAAGATGTGAATGAGGGTAAGTTAAAGGAA GCACCTCAAACTAAGTCAAAGATTCCTCCAGATCGAGCGAAAGGAATGCCTAAGGAAAAGGGAAGAAGTAGTCAAGAAACGGGGATATCAAGAAATCAAAGCAGAACAAGCATAGACAGaaaataa